The stretch of DNA gtgagtgagcagctgcgTGGTGCTCAGTTTCTGGCTGGGGTTAAGCCACAACACATATAAATCAGGAAACTATTCACAGCAAagtgaaattccattttttccacTGTAGCTGGGCAGTAAGTAATGTAGCTTTTTTAAGCAGCAATTTAATTCCTTGAAAATTTAATGCTCGTTTCATCCCAATATTATTTTTAGAGCAAGCCAGAAAAATAGTAGGCATGAAAAAAGTAGCTACAGgagttttcaaaaatatattattattccACTTTAACTGCAAGTGAGGGCTTCCTCAGCTCAACATAGTAGAAGTTGGCTAAAGAACAACTTCCGTTACCATTACACAAAACACTAGTACACAGTCAAAATAAGTACAAATCTTATTTTAACCACAACTAAAGCATCAGCCTCGTCTGTGCATGTGTATTATACATTTAGAAGAATGCTTTACATTCAGCTCACAAAAAATCTGATTTACAGTCTGTGGACATCAGGCACTGATGATCTTCATTTTAGTCCTGTTTGCCTTCGCGCCACTGCCGTGAACCCTCATTCCAGGCTACATAAACAAAGAGAGCAAGTACTACGTGTACAGTGACTACAGCAACTATGGCAGCATAAAAATAGCTGTCTCTGTCAGACATTCCCAAGGAAcctgagaaaacaaagaaagtaAAGAATATTAGTTATTAGCTAGGAACTGTGACATAGCAAGACACAATACTCCCTTAAGACCAAAGTTACATTTACTCCTGTATCAAAAATCTGAGCTCCAAAAGattcacaggaaagaattcaCCATGATAAAAGTAAAAGAACTTGAAACTATTTCTGGAACAAAGTAACACTGCAGTATTCAGTATTTAAGATAAAATACCCTAGATTTGACTTCAATAGCTTAAGAGTTCTACAACGTTCACTTTTTCTGTTAGTACCTTCCAGCACCAAACAAACCTCAACATCCTTTTTTACTAAATGTAGGTCTCTTTGTGGGGCAATAAAATAGGGGAGGGAGGTAGAAGGAAGAGGGGGAGAATTCTGTAATTATTTGCCActaaaacaggagaaaatggtAGAAGAACAATTAAATTTACAAGACTATTACCTTCTGTATTTAGACTATAAAACAATAGTGCCCCACCAGTTAAGATACATGAATGCATCTCATATAAAATTAGCCTTCAAATATCAGAAGaccaaacactgaaatattgtttcccttaagtaattttaaaaacacaacagaatcaccccaaaagcaaacaaaacctacACATTACAGCACTCCAAAACCATCACCCTGCAAAGACAATCCTTTCAAAGGATCTTGAAAGTTAATTTACAGCAGTGCACACCAAAGGAGAATTATCTCAGAACAACTGTTATACACTCATAAAATGCTCttaaaagcagctgttttctcccttcctcttccccactTCTGAAGGAGATAACTTCCTAGAACTATAGGAGGTAAGTATTAAAACCTTGCAGAATCAGCACTACAACATGGCTGTTTGTTGAATCAAACAGCCATaatctctcttccttttttttacttttaattaaaagaaggCTCTACAAGCAACCACATTCAATATCAGAAATTGCATATAACTTGTTTAAATGCATATGtgtttcaaaaagcaaaatataaaccTCATGAACAACATTACTCTGTCTTGAACGTGTGATTAGTTTGCAATAGCTGGAGGAACATATCTCGGATGATTCTGACAAAAGACTGCTGCAGGGTGGTGTTAAGTGTAAGTGTTAAGAGTTTCCCTTCCCTTTAGGCAAGGGAAACAATGCACTTCTATACAATATAAACAATTGTATAATAAACAGCAGATTTTGGATTGCAgaccacagcacagggaaggatACAGCAAccatttatataattttctgttctaATTAGGCATTACAGGACTTCTTATCTATATACAAATACTCAAAACAGGAAGAACAAAGATGCTATTAGAGGATCGtgcttttcttctatttttgtaataataatTGGCAGAAACAAAATTACCTTCAAATACATAAGCCTTTGATGAAAAATACAGTCCAACAGGTAATGTAATCATTAGAGCTGTGAAGAACAGAAGTGTTCTTAAAGTCGATGTTAATGTACcctcatttctgaaataaataacagaagtTACATACAAAAGAAAGTCACAATATATATGcctgaaacaggaaaagaactTGTTCCAAACAGAAGCAGATTACTTTTCAAGAACTGAGTAAGTGTATGGTTGGAAGCAATAAAGACTTGAAATATGCATTTCTTGGCTGCAATTATTTCTTAGCTGAAAGTATTCAAAACAATGTAACGATTCTGCCAGTCTAAGCtcacaaacaaaattaaaaacaatcttTCGatttttccctgttcctgcaTAAGGGGATTAATATGTTTATCAGTGCATTACTGcataattattatattattaaaaatctAATATTAATTACACATACACATGCCATCTGACAGTATTCTGCATTAAAACTTGCcaagttcctttttttgttttgctttgttttaaagtaaCTACAAGTCCAGGAAAATGACCAATCTTACAGGCtgggataaaaaggaaatacactGAATGAATTTAACAGCTTATGACTCCAAGTTCCTTTTTACTAGGTCTTCTTCctctatttaaatataatttttcactttttaactAAGGAAGATGGAATAAGTGTAGTGACAGAACATACAGACACTACACCAAAACTTTGCCTTCACACACCTAAACCTAGAACACCTTTAACAACAGAGGGCTTATGAAGGTTTAGGCATTTGGCAGCGTCTCCCTGACCTTGACCTCCTAAAACAGGTGTTGTGTTTACAAAACACCACATACAGCTTGGTTATGCGTGTGCTTCCACCAGTTCTCACTCACTCTGCCTGGGGATCACTGTATTATTTCATGCTGAAGTAAATATTAAGTCAGGAAATACCCTTCTCACTTTCATAGGTTGGCTGGTTCAAGGACTCGAGTCCTTAGGGCGTTGAAACAcaaatatgtgtttttctttgaaaaaatagtggaaatagggaaaaaattatcTCATTCTCTAACAGTTATGTGCAGCCACGCACAGCTTCTACACTGCAGCCAACAGCATTTCCGGCTGCTCGTGTACTGCCATACATTTAGGCAGCATATTGGGCAgcttaaaaaagagaaaaacatgcgaattattttcttttactagcGTTTGCCTGAAGAACTATCAGAGTGGAGGACATAACTGCATTCAAAATTTCCCTATGGAAATTAGAAACCATTCTATCAACACTTACCCACAGAAGAGTAAGATGACCTCCATCTTATTACCAAAGTTAAAAACTCCACTGTTGACAAATACTTTTCTTACACTGACATACTCTCATCGCTTCCCTACGCAGCAAAAACAAACATTCGTGTATAAGCTCAGCCTAGCTCGGCACGCTTTCCCGACGGCCGGCAGCCTCCACGCTCGAGATTCGGGATGGCCCAGGGCTACGCAGCGTGACCAAGGCAAACCGGCGGCCTCCTCCTCCACCCGCTCCGGTTCCTCCTGGCCCGAGCTGCCACCCCCTCCCGCTCCGCCGCCGCTCTTGCCCGGGGGCCCCGTGGCTGCAGCCCCATCGCGTGCTGATGGCGCCAAGGGCGCCCCTGCGCGCCGCGGCCCAGCGCGTAGCCTTCCCCGCACCCCACCGCCGAGCCCTGTTCTTGCCCGCCCCGGGACTCACGGCCTGAACTCGGCCACCGGCACGGCACTCACGGGTCCGGGCCCGAACCGCTCCATCGCAACCCCGCCGTCGCCTTGGGCGCGCCGGAAGCCGCCGCGATGGCCGCGCATGCGCAGGGAGCAAAGCCGCCATCGCCATAGCAACCCCGGGGCTGGCGCGACCTAGCGGTGGGCGGTGAGTACTGCAGCGGAGCCGCCCCGCCCGGCTAAGGGAcggggaggggagaaggggggGAAGATGGGACAAAGGGATGGTGGGGAGAAGGGACAAAGcgatggagggatggagggaagtAGAAACGGAACGACTGAGgaatggagggagggagggataaGACcgatggagggatggagggaaagaGAGATGAAGAGTctgagggatggagggaagaaggggcaagaaggatggagggaaggaggatggAGGGACTGAGGGGTGGAGGGAATAAGAAATGAAGGGACAGAGGAATGGAAGGATGCAGGGATGAAGGGACAGAGGGATAGAGGGATGAAggtgttatagatacatatcatattattggcttttcgcaaatattaaaatgaatgttatgtgtataagaatgggattttttttgtattaatgtagttttctttatttctgttactgatgaaacttagaaatagtagtataatacatatatgttatgctatggcatagtattaaaataaaaactgcttttgtttgtataacccaaagactgaggaaaaaaaaatagctagagaactcctgcatttgtaaactatCCTATCCAGATGAGGACAGAagtgaccagaactctggggggaggaatttattccatttctggtatcagggaatgtaaatctcaatagtgccaagaagattgatctattgggaagggggcaagagaaaattaaacagaagaaCATCAAAGATCataagaagaatgtatgaatatgtatgagaatttatggatatgtagtaggattctgtttttaaaggacaatcctttgttaataaggtgtgctctcttggctgaatgcagagacacccagccgtatctgtatactttatttttttctcctgtctttttattaaacttttaaattctataaaattatgtgaacctcgtttttcacaaaGGGatgtgtgaaaaatgaggttcactttcttaataaattataaaaagtttaatataaacaaaaagacaattaggagacaaagaaaataaagcaaagggttaaaatggcCGGTGCCGTGGCAcgttgccaggaacacacccAATATCTTTGGAACACCCTTTttatcccctcctgctgtgagggtttaatgcatattcaaactttcCTAAGAAGCATTTTTCATGGTTATGCCCTGAACCCGCCTTTTCAGAGCATGGTCtgtacagtttttatttttgctgattatcattatttttgagtttgatttcctttttctgcaagTGGTCAGTGTTGATAACAGTCTGGGCCCCTCGTCCTTCCGCTGATGGCAGCTGGGCTTCATGTCCTTCTGCTGTCAACGGCCTGGTCCCTGCTGCTGACAACAGCCACAGCCTGGTttccatgtcctgctgctgatAACAGTCTGGGCTCCATTGTTCTTCCACTGATAACAGCTTGGGGCCCACTGtctttgccctctggggttttCTTGCTTTGTATACAGGGACACCAGGAAACGCCTTTACGCCTAAAATTTGCTAGCAAGAGAAAAAGTACATGCATAGCCAAAAAGcatttaacatataatattcGTCCTAATACGTGtgaaagccaatatcacaatatggATTTATAACAGATGGAAAGATGGAGGGACTGAAGGAAGCAGAGTCAGAGGGACTGAGGAGTGGAGGGACTGAGGGATGaagggacagagggatggagcaaTGGAGGGCCAGAGAGATGGGGTAGGGATGGAGGGCAGCCTGGGAcctggacacagcagcagcttcagctgggcTTGAGCAAAGTCATCTTTACAGGGAAAACTACCCTGAGCATGCTCACTGCATTCCAGCTTGGAACAGTGGTGCCATTGGTACTGTTTACAGGTGCTTTCCTTGAGGGATGTAGAGAGTGTTTGTGTATGGCAAAAATGCTGTCAAATGTCTTGCGTGAAGGTTGAGGCTTTCCAGCAAATGGCCATGGTCTTGGGGCAATTAAAACCTATGGTATTGAGATATTTTAATCAACTCACCAGTACAAAACACTACAAATGAAATAACACAGCGCTAAGGCATTCTCTGAAAGGAAGACTGCAATGTCTCTATGTCAGCCTGTTAGGAGGGAGGCTTGTTCACTTAAAGATTTTCTACTCTCCTGACACTAAATTGAAATTCCTTCTccagtcaaagaaaaaaattctggtcAAAATCTGAAAGAAACC from Parus major isolate Abel chromosome 4A, Parus_major1.1, whole genome shotgun sequence encodes:
- the VMA21 gene encoding vacuolar ATPase assembly integral membrane protein VMA21, which produces MRGHRGGFRRAQGDGGVAMERFGPGPVSAVPVAEFRPNEGTLTSTLRTLLFFTALMITLPVGLYFSSKAYVFEGSLGMSDRDSYFYAAIVAVVTVHVVLALFVYVAWNEGSRQWREGKQD